The stretch of DNA CCCTGCTCGGCAACCGCCAGACCAATGAGGCCATCGACCTGCTGCGCGCAGCCATCACGCAATCACCGGGCTTCCACTACGCGTACATCGCCCTGGCCCGCATCCTCCGCGCAACCAACAACACCCCCGAAGCCCAACGCATCGCCCAACAACTCCTCGCACTGCCCAACGTCGCCCCCGACCTCCACGCCCAAGCTGAATTGTTACTCGTTTAACTGGACAGATCCACAAAGGTTAGCAAGATTATTCCTCCCGACCAGACGTATACGGGTGCCGTATTCCCAAATCGAAAAACCCAAAGCTAGAACTGAACGATCCAATTATGTGCCTTTCGCCCCCCACCTCAGGCTCAACGTCTTCTTATTCATTGCGCAGTCCCGCAGATACAAGTTGATGAGATTTTGATATGGCATCCCCAACTCCCCGGCGAGCGACTTAAAATACACAATCGTCGTCTTATCCAGTCGGATGGTAATCGGCTGCTTGAGCCGTTTGATGTACGGATTCTTCTCCCCCTTCATCTTTCCAAAATCGTAATGCTCTCTCATGGCTATGCGCTCCAATTAT from Candidatus Hydrogenedentota bacterium encodes:
- a CDS encoding antitoxin, with protein sequence MREHYDFGKMKGEKNPYIKRLKQPITIRLDKTTIVYFKSLAGELGMPYQNLINLYLRDCAMNKKTLSLRWGAKGT